Proteins encoded by one window of Lathyrus oleraceus cultivar Zhongwan6 chromosome 1, CAAS_Psat_ZW6_1.0, whole genome shotgun sequence:
- the LOC127080076 gene encoding ABC transporter B family member 9, producing MMAQNSEVDDHGRDNKTNQKVSFYKLFTFADTLDVSLMIIGIISAIANGMSQPIMTLILGRIINAFGNTDPHHTLKEVSKAALLFVYLAVGTGVVSFLQVSCWMVTGERQAARIRSLYLKTILKQDIAFFDTETNTGEVIGRMSGDTILIQDAMGEKVGKFTQLATSFFGGFVVAFIKGWRLALVLLACIPCVVVVGGVMSMLMAKMSTRGQAAYTEAGNVVDQTVGAIRTVASFTGEKKAIEKYNSRLKVAYTSTVQQGTATGFGMGLLSLIVFSTYGLAMWYGSKLVLEKGYTGGTVMSVMIALMTGGMSLGQTSPCIDAFTAGQAAAYKMFETIKRKPKIDAYDTSGVVLEDIKGDIELKDVYFRYPARPDVQIFAGFSLLVPSGTTTALVGQSGSGKSTVISLLERFYDPDAGEVLIDGVNLKNLQLKWIRGQIGLVSQEPILFTTTIRENIAYGKEGATDEEITAAITLANAKKFIDKLPQGLDTMAGQNGTQLSGGQKQRIAIARAIMKNPRVLLLDEATSALDAESERIVQEALEKIMFKRTTVVVAHRLTTIRNADTIAVVHQGKIVEEGAHDELIKDVDGAYSQLIRLQEGEKETQNFEADKSSHMLNSDMSRSSTRKNSLVMSISQRSSGRISQIGVEIEEPDIEEGRVDENKKKKQKNVSIRRLAYLNKPEIPVLLLGSIAAIVNGVVFPVFGLVFSSAISMFYEPPEQQKKDARLWSLLYVGLGVISLVVLPLQNYFFGIAGGKLVERIRSLTFAKVVHQEISWFDDPANSSGAVGARLSTDASTVKSLIGDTLALIVQNISTLTAGLVVAFTANWILAFIVLAVSPMVLVQGIIQMKFLEGFSGDAKVMYEQASQVANDAVSSIRTVASFCAESKVMDMYRKKCSGPEKQGVRSGLVSGAGFGFSFVALYCMTAFCFYIGAILVQHDKATFQEVFKVFFSLTITAIGISQSSTLAPDTNKAKDSAASIFEILDSKPTIDSSSNEGETSETVTGDIELQHVCFNYPTRPHIQIFKDLCLYIPAGKTVALVGESGSGKSTIISLLERFYNPDSGHVLLDGVDIKTFRLSWLRQQMGLVGQEPILFNESIRANIAYGKEGDATEDEIIIAAKAANAHSFISSLPNGYDTSVGERGTQLSGGQKQRIAIARAMLKNPKILLLDEATSALDAESERIVQEALDKVSVNRTTVVVAHRLTTIREADTIAVIKNGMVAEKGRHDVLMKITDGVYASLVALHSSAS from the exons GCTGCATTGTTGTTTGTTTACCTCGCTGTTGGAACCGGAGTTGTATCGTTCCTAC AGGTATCGTGTTGGATGGTGACAGGAGAAAGACAAGCTGCGAGGATTCGTAGTTTGTACTTGAAGACAATATTGAAACAGGATATTGCATTTTTTGACACTGAAACGAACACGGGAGAGGTAATTGGTAGAATGTCTGGCGACACAATTCTCATTCAAGATGCAATGGGAGAAAAGGTTGGGAAGTTTACTCAACTTGCTACGTCATTTTTTGGTGGCTTTGTGGTTGCCTTCATAAAAGGATGGAGACTAGCTTTAGTTTTGCTTGCATGTATACCTTGTGTTGTCGTTGTTGGCGGAGTCATGTCTATGCTCATGGCTAAAATGTCGACTCGTGGACAAGCTGCTTATACAGAAGCAGGAAATGTTGTTGATCAAACCGTCGGAGCCATCAGAACA GTTGCATCTTTTACTGGGGAGAAAAAAGCAATAGAAAAGTACAATAGTAGGTTAAAAGTTGCTTATACGAGTACGGTTCAACAAGGAACTGCGACAGGATTTGGAATGGGGTTACTTTCATTAATTGTCTTTAGCACCTATGGACTTGCAATGTGGTATGGTTCCAAATTAGTCCTTGAGAAGGGATACACTGGTGGAACTGTCATGAGTGTAATGATAGCTCTTATGACCGGTGGAAT GTCATTGGGTCAGACATCCCCATGCATAGATGCATTTACTGCAGGACAAGCAGCAGCATATAAAATGTTTGAGACGATTAAAAGAAAGCCGAAAATTGATGCATATGACACGAGTGGAGTTGTCTTGGAGGACATAAAGGGAGATATTGAACTCAAAGATGTTTACTTTCGATACCCTGCAAGGCCAGACGTGCAGATATTTGCTGGATTTTCGCTGTTGGTTCCGAGTGGCACAACTACTGCTTTGGTGGGTCAAAGTGGAAGTGGAAAGTCTACTGTAATCAGTTTATTGGAACGATTCTATGATCCTGATGCTGGTGAAGTACTTATAGATGGTGTGAATTTGAAGAACTTGCAACTTAAATGGATAAGGGGACAGATTGGGTTGGTTAGTCAAGAGCCGATCTTGTTTACTACTACTATCCGAGAGAACATAGCATATGGGAAAGAAGGTGCAACTGATGAGGAGATAACAGCAGCAATAACACTTGCTAATGCCAAAAAGTTCATCGACAAACTGCCTCAG GGCCTTGACACCATGGCGGGACAAAATGGTACTCAACTTTCCGGTGGGCAAAAGCAAAGAATCGCAATTGCAAGAGCAATAATGAAGAACCCGAGAGTCCTTCTTCTTGATGAAGCAACAAGTGCATTGGATGCTGAGTCTGAACGTATTGTTCAAGAAGCTTTAGAAAAAATTATGTTTAAAAGGACTACGGTTGTTGTTGCGCATCGTTTGACAACTATAAGAAATGCTGACACCATAGCAGTGGTTCATCAGGGCAAAATAGTGGAGGAAG GAGCTCATGATGAGCTAATCAAGGATGTAGATGGTGCTTATTCTCAGCTTATTCGTCTAcaagaaggagaaaaagaaacTCAAAATTTTGAAGCAGATAAGTCAAGTCACATGTTAAATAGTGACATGTCTAGATCTTCCACCCGGAAAAATTCACTTGTCATGTCAATAAGCCAAAGATCATCAGGGAGAATCTCCCAAATTGGTGTAGAAATAGAAGAACCAGATATCGAAGAAGGTCGAGTTGATGAGAATaagaagaagaaacaaaaaaATGTTTCTATAAGACGTTTGGCCTACTTGAACAAACCTGAGATTCCTGTCTTACTGCTCGGATCCATTGCTGCAATAGTGAATGGTGTAGTGTTCCCTGTATTCGGCCTAGTGTTTTCATCAGCCATTAGTATGTTTTATGAACCTCCAGAACAACAGAAGAAAGATGCTAGGCTCTGGTCACTTCTATATGTCGGTTTGGGTGTGATAAGTCTAGTGGTTTTACCGCTTCAGAATTACTTCTTTGGGATTGCAGGTGGAAAACTTGTAGAAAGAATTCGTTCGCTGACATTTGCAAAGGTTGTGCACCAAGAAATAAGTTGGTTTGATGACCCTGCAAATTCAAG TGGTGCAGTTGGTGCAAGACTATCGACGGATGCTTCAACGGTTAAAAGTCTTATTGGTGACACGTTGGCTCTTATTGTGCAAAACATATCAACACTCACAGCTGGTCTAGTTGTAGCATTCACTGCTAATTGGATTCTCGCTTTTATAGTTTTGGCTGTGTCACCAATGGTTCTTGTGCAAGGAATCATTCAGATGAAGTTTCTCGAAGGATTCAGTGGAGATGCCAAG GTGATGTATGAACAGGCAAGTCAAGTGGCAAACGACGCTGTTAGTAGCATCAGAACCGTTGCATCATTTTGTGCAGAATCAAAGGTTATGGATATGTATCGGAAGAAATGTTCAGGGCCAGAAAAACAAGGTGTTCGTTCAGGGCTTGTAAGTGGTGCAGGATTCGGCTTCTCTTTTGTGGCTCTATATTGCATGACTGCTTTTTGTTTCTACATAGGAGCTATTCTAGTGCAGCATGATAAAGCAACTTTTCAAGAGGTTTTCAAG GTTTTCTTCAGTTTAACTATAACAGCAATTGGCATTTCTCAGTCTAGTACTTTGGCACCAGACACTAATAAGGCCAAAGATTCCGCCGCTTCGATATTCGAAATTCTTGACAGTAAACCTACTATTGACTCCAGTAGCAATGAAGGCGAAACATCAGAAACAGTTACGGGTGATATCGAACTTCAACACGTCTGCTTCAATTACCCAACAAGGCCTCATATTCAAATTTTCAAAGATTTATGCCTATATATCCCTGCCGGAAAG ACTGTTGCCTTGGTTGGAGAAAGTGGCAGTGGAAAATCAACAATTATAAGCCTCTTAGAGCGATTTTATAACCCGGACTCTGGACATGTACTACTCGACGGAGTGGATATCAAGACTTTCAGATTAAGCTGGTTGAGGCAACAGATGGGTTTAGTCGGTCAAGAGCCTATTCTTTTCAACGAAAGCATTCGCGCCAACATAGCTTATGGCAAAGAAGGAGATGCTACAGAAGACGAGATAATTATAGCAGCTAAAGCAGCCAATGCACACAGCTTCATAAGTTCTCTTCCAAATGGTTACGATACATCGGTTGGCGAAAGAGGCACACAACTTTCCGGAGGACAAAAGCAACGTATTGCTATTGCAAGAGCCATGCTGAAAAACCCAAAAATACTTCTGCTTGATGAAGCGACAAGTGCACTCGACGCCGAGTCAGAGCGTATAGTTCAAGAGGCTCTAGACAAAGTGAGTGTCAACAGAACTACTGTGGTGGTGGCTCACCGTCTTACAACGATTCGAGAAGCGGATACTATAGCAGTAATTAAAAATGGAATGGTTGCAGAAAAGGGAAGACATGATGTGTTGATGAAGATCACTGATGGTGTTTATGCTTCATTAGTAGCTCTTCATTCAAGTGCATCATAA